One Nitrospina watsonii DNA segment encodes these proteins:
- the rpsH gene encoding 30S ribosomal protein S8, translating into MMTDPIADFFTRLRNGMQVRHPSVDLPNSKMKTRIAEILQGEGFVRNFKTKEDSKQGLLRVYLKYHNGTPCVRGIRRISKPGRRVYVDKDHIPKVLNGLGVAIISTSQGVVTDQICREKGIGGEVLGYIW; encoded by the coding sequence ATGATGACCGATCCCATAGCGGATTTTTTCACCCGGCTCAGGAATGGAATGCAGGTGCGTCACCCTTCGGTGGACCTGCCGAATTCGAAAATGAAAACGCGGATTGCCGAGATTTTGCAGGGTGAAGGATTCGTTCGTAACTTCAAAACCAAGGAAGACAGCAAGCAGGGTCTGTTGCGGGTGTATCTGAAATACCACAACGGCACCCCCTGCGTGCGCGGAATCCGGCGCATCAGCAAGCCCGGACGTCGCGTTTATGTGGACAAGGATCATATCCCGAAAGTGTTGAATGGGCTCGGTGTCGCCATCATCTCCACTTCCCAGGGTGTGGTCACCGATCAGATTTGCCGCGAAAAAGGTATTGGCGGCGAAGTGCTCGGTTATATCTGGTAG
- a CDS encoding type Z 30S ribosomal protein S14, protein MAKKSLVAKANRKQKFSVREYNRCKVCGRPRAYLRKFGLCRICFRARALLGEVPGVTKASW, encoded by the coding sequence ATGGCGAAGAAATCGCTGGTGGCCAAGGCCAATCGCAAGCAGAAATTCAGTGTGCGTGAGTATAACCGGTGCAAGGTGTGCGGTCGGCCGCGGGCCTACCTGCGCAAGTTCGGCTTGTGCCGTATCTGCTTTCGTGCCCGGGCGCTGTTGGGAGAAGTCCCCGGCGTCACCAAGGCCAGTTGGTAA
- the rplE gene encoding 50S ribosomal protein L5: protein MAPNFKREYNEKYRGQIQKELGLKNIMEVPRLDKIVLNMGLGEAIQNAKLIEAGVEQMRTITGQAPVVTKAKKAISNFKLREGMPVGVRVTLRGNRMYEFFERLVCFALPRVRDFKGLPPKAFDGRGNYTIGLREQLIFPEINFDKIDKIKGMNITICTTAQNDEQGRVLLKTMGFPIRN from the coding sequence ATGGCACCCAATTTCAAACGGGAATACAACGAAAAATACCGCGGTCAGATCCAGAAGGAACTGGGGCTGAAGAACATCATGGAAGTGCCCCGCCTGGACAAGATTGTGCTGAACATGGGGCTGGGTGAAGCCATCCAGAACGCCAAGCTGATCGAAGCCGGGGTGGAGCAGATGCGGACCATCACGGGCCAGGCGCCGGTGGTGACCAAGGCCAAAAAGGCCATCTCCAATTTCAAGTTGCGCGAAGGCATGCCGGTGGGTGTGCGCGTGACCCTGCGCGGCAACCGCATGTACGAGTTTTTTGAGCGGCTCGTTTGCTTTGCGCTGCCCCGGGTGCGCGACTTCAAGGGGCTTCCGCCGAAAGCGTTCGACGGGCGCGGCAACTACACCATCGGGTTGCGCGAGCAGTTGATTTTTCCGGAAATCAACTTCGATAAGATTGACAAGATCAAGGGCATGAATATCACCATCTGCACCACCGCTCAGAATGATGAGCAGGGACGGGTGTTGTTGAAGACCATGGGATTTCCGATTCGGAATTGA
- the rplX gene encoding 50S ribosomal protein L24: MAGSWLLKKDDIVMVTAGRERGKKGKILALYPEEERVTIEKLNLYKRHMKPSGQNKQGGIVEKEGKIHYSSVLLVCDKCGKGVRVKSKKLDDGSRVRVCMKCGEAMDKI, translated from the coding sequence ATGGCTGGCAGCTGGTTGTTGAAAAAAGACGATATCGTCATGGTGACGGCCGGACGCGAACGGGGGAAGAAGGGCAAGATCCTGGCGCTGTACCCGGAAGAAGAACGCGTTACCATCGAAAAGCTCAATTTGTACAAACGGCACATGAAGCCCAGCGGCCAGAACAAGCAGGGCGGCATCGTGGAAAAAGAAGGCAAGATCCATTACTCCAGCGTGCTTCTGGTGTGCGACAAGTGCGGCAAGGGCGTCCGCGTGAAAAGCAAGAAGCTGGACGATGGCAGCCGGGTCCGCGTCTGCATGAAATGCGGCGAAGCGATGGACAAGATCTGA
- the rplN gene encoding 50S ribosomal protein L14, translated as MIQLRTVLDVADNSGARKVQCIKVLGGTGRRYASVGDIIVVAVKECEPNSNVKKGDVRKAVVVRTRKEMRRSEGSYIKFDTNAAVLVNDAREPVGTRIFGPVARELRAKKFLKIISLAPEVL; from the coding sequence ATGATTCAACTACGAACCGTATTGGATGTGGCAGACAATTCAGGCGCGCGGAAAGTTCAGTGCATCAAGGTGCTGGGCGGAACCGGCCGGCGCTATGCCTCGGTGGGCGACATCATCGTTGTGGCGGTGAAGGAATGCGAACCGAACAGCAACGTCAAAAAAGGCGATGTCAGGAAAGCCGTGGTGGTGCGGACCCGCAAGGAGATGCGCCGCTCGGAAGGCAGCTATATCAAATTCGATACCAACGCCGCCGTATTGGTCAATGATGCGCGCGAGCCGGTCGGCACCCGCATCTTCGGCCCTGTGGCCCGCGAGTTGCGCGCCAAGAAATTTCTCAAAATCATTTCGCTTGCGCCGGAGGTGCTGTGA
- the rpsQ gene encoding 30S ribosomal protein S17: protein MSEGKRKQTLLGTVVSDKMDKTVVVRVDRKFIHPKFKKVVKQTTKYKCHDETNQCQIGDFISMRQVRPLSKDKRWALIEILKKREV, encoded by the coding sequence TTGAGTGAAGGCAAACGCAAGCAAACGTTGTTAGGAACCGTCGTCAGCGACAAGATGGACAAGACGGTTGTGGTGCGGGTCGATCGAAAATTCATCCACCCCAAATTCAAAAAAGTAGTCAAGCAGACGACGAAATACAAATGCCATGACGAGACGAATCAGTGTCAGATCGGCGACTTTATTTCGATGAGGCAGGTCCGGCCGTTGAGCAAGGATAAGCGGTGGGCTTTGATTGAAATACTCAAGAAGCGGGAAGTTTAA
- the rpmC gene encoding 50S ribosomal protein L29 produces the protein MKMQEIRELSEKEREEKLADLQEEYFNLKFQLATGKIEDPGRLKHMRRDIARIKTLGQALKTGTAQPAVAGQAEAGSTSSKAAGKKK, from the coding sequence ATGAAAATGCAGGAGATCAGAGAGCTGTCTGAAAAGGAACGCGAGGAAAAGCTCGCTGACTTGCAGGAAGAATACTTCAATCTGAAGTTTCAGTTGGCAACGGGGAAAATCGAGGATCCGGGTCGCTTGAAGCACATGCGGCGGGACATCGCCAGGATCAAGACCCTCGGCCAGGCATTGAAGACAGGAACGGCCCAGCCGGCAGTTGCCGGCCAAGCGGAAGCCGGATCCACCTCGTCGAAAGCGGCGGGTAAAAAGAAATGA
- the rplP gene encoding 50S ribosomal protein L16 — protein MLMPKRVKYRKKHKGRMRGTAFRGGSVNFGEYALQTLECGWITNRQIEAARIAMTRHVKRGGKIWLRIFPDKPISKKPAETRMGKGKGNPEFWVAVVKPGRILYEMSGVPEEIAREALRLAAHKLPVSTRVIVNK, from the coding sequence ATGTTGATGCCCAAGCGCGTCAAGTATCGCAAAAAACACAAGGGCCGGATGCGGGGCACCGCGTTCCGGGGTGGCTCCGTCAACTTCGGCGAGTACGCCCTGCAAACCTTGGAATGTGGATGGATCACCAACCGCCAGATTGAGGCGGCGCGTATCGCCATGACCCGTCACGTCAAGCGTGGCGGTAAAATCTGGCTCCGGATCTTTCCGGACAAGCCGATTTCCAAGAAACCGGCAGAGACCCGCATGGGTAAAGGTAAAGGCAATCCGGAATTCTGGGTGGCAGTGGTCAAGCCCGGCCGGATTCTCTATGAAATGTCCGGCGTGCCGGAAGAAATCGCCCGGGAAGCATTGCGGCTGGCTGCGCACAAACTTCCGGTGTCCACCCGAGTCATCGTGAACAAGTAA
- the rpsC gene encoding 30S ribosomal protein S3: protein MGQKVHPYGFRLGINKPWKSNWYAKKDYAELLQEDIRIRTHLRKNLSHAGISNLEIERSASRIRINIHTARPGIIIGKKGLEVDRVKEELQRIIGTQKQINLNIKEIRRAELDSGLIAQNVATQLEKRISFRRAMKKAVVSALRFGGKGIKIRVSGRLGGAEIARSEWYREGRVPLHTLRADIDYGTAEARTTYGIIGIKVWVYKGEIFEKAAESAEEGSEAAAS, encoded by the coding sequence ATGGGTCAAAAGGTACATCCGTACGGATTCCGGTTGGGAATCAACAAGCCCTGGAAGTCCAACTGGTACGCCAAAAAAGATTACGCGGAGCTCCTGCAGGAAGACATCAGGATCCGCACGCATCTCAGAAAGAACCTGTCCCATGCGGGCATCTCCAATCTGGAAATCGAGCGTTCGGCGAGCCGTATCCGGATCAACATCCACACCGCGCGCCCGGGCATCATCATCGGTAAAAAAGGGCTGGAAGTGGACCGGGTGAAAGAGGAGTTGCAGCGTATCATCGGGACCCAGAAGCAGATCAATCTGAACATCAAGGAAATCCGCCGGGCCGAGTTGGATTCCGGTCTCATCGCGCAGAATGTCGCGACGCAGCTGGAAAAACGGATTTCCTTCCGCCGCGCCATGAAGAAGGCGGTGGTTTCCGCCCTCCGGTTTGGCGGCAAGGGCATCAAGATCCGGGTATCCGGACGCCTGGGCGGCGCGGAGATTGCGCGCAGTGAATGGTACCGCGAAGGCCGCGTGCCGCTGCACACCCTGCGCGCCGACATCGATTACGGCACCGCCGAAGCCCGCACCACCTACGGCATCATCGGCATCAAGGTGTGGGTGTACAAGGGTGAGATTTTTGAGAAAGCGGCTGAAAGCGCTGAAGAAGGTTCCGAAGCCGCCGCTTCCTGA
- the rplV gene encoding 50S ribosomal protein L22: protein MDVKAQLKHARTAPRKARLIADMIRGKNVNDAMNILVFTRKKAAGLFQKLLKSALANAEENHKVLDVEDLYVKKVTVDEGVTMKRQLPRARGMTTLIRKRTSHITLVLDEKE from the coding sequence ATGGATGTGAAAGCTCAGTTGAAGCACGCCCGGACGGCACCGCGTAAAGCGCGGTTGATCGCCGATATGATTCGCGGCAAAAACGTGAACGACGCGATGAATATTCTCGTGTTCACGCGCAAGAAGGCGGCTGGCCTGTTCCAGAAGCTGTTGAAGTCGGCCCTGGCCAATGCCGAGGAAAACCACAAGGTGTTGGACGTGGAAGATCTGTATGTCAAGAAGGTCACCGTCGATGAAGGCGTGACCATGAAACGCCAACTGCCGCGGGCGCGGGGCATGACGACCCTGATTCGCAAACGCACCAGCCACATCACGCTTGTGCTGGACGAAAAGGAGTAA
- the rpsS gene encoding 30S ribosomal protein S19, protein MARSLKKGPFVDQHLTDKVDELNRKSEKKVVKTWSRRSTIIPDFVGHTLAVHNGKKFIPVFVTENMVGHKLGEFSPTRTFKAHSGKTKKAAPAK, encoded by the coding sequence ATGGCGCGATCACTGAAAAAAGGGCCGTTTGTCGATCAGCATCTGACGGATAAGGTGGACGAGTTGAACCGCAAGAGCGAGAAGAAGGTCGTCAAGACCTGGTCCCGCCGTTCGACCATTATCCCGGATTTTGTCGGCCACACGCTGGCCGTGCACAACGGCAAGAAGTTCATTCCCGTGTTCGTCACGGAAAACATGGTGGGTCACAAGCTGGGGGAATTTTCCCCGACGCGTACCTTCAAGGCACACAGCGGTAAAACCAAGAAGGCCGCACCGGCCAAGTAA
- the rplB gene encoding 50S ribosomal protein L2: MPVRKLNPTSAGVRFQTILDFKEVTKSTPEKSLLVSISRKGGRNNNGRITARRRGGGHRKLYRMIDFRRDKDGISARVAGIEYDPNRSANIALLVYQDGEKRYILAPQQLKDGDTVMSGKGSEVRVGNCLHLEDIPVGTTIHNIELRPGKGGQIARSAGAHAQLMAKEGDYANIKLKSGEVRLVSVKCRATIGAVGNAEHENISLGKAGRSRWLGRRPRPRAVAMNPVDHPMGGGEGRSSGGRHPCSPYGMPAKGFKTRKKKKTSDRYILSRRKK; the protein is encoded by the coding sequence ATGCCTGTAAGAAAACTCAACCCGACTTCCGCCGGCGTCCGTTTCCAGACGATTCTGGACTTCAAGGAAGTGACCAAGTCAACTCCGGAAAAGAGTCTGCTGGTTTCGATCAGCCGCAAAGGCGGTCGCAACAACAACGGACGCATCACCGCCCGGCGTCGTGGCGGCGGTCACCGCAAGCTGTACCGGATGATCGATTTCCGCCGCGACAAGGACGGTATATCCGCTCGCGTCGCCGGCATCGAATACGATCCCAACCGCTCCGCGAACATCGCCTTGCTGGTGTATCAGGATGGAGAGAAGCGTTACATCCTGGCGCCGCAACAGTTGAAAGACGGCGACACCGTCATGTCCGGCAAGGGTTCCGAGGTGCGCGTCGGCAACTGCCTGCACCTGGAAGACATTCCGGTGGGCACGACCATTCACAATATCGAGCTGCGTCCCGGTAAAGGCGGTCAGATCGCACGCAGCGCCGGTGCGCACGCCCAGTTGATGGCGAAGGAAGGCGATTACGCCAACATCAAGCTCAAGTCCGGCGAAGTCCGGCTGGTTTCGGTCAAATGCCGCGCCACCATTGGTGCCGTGGGCAATGCCGAGCACGAAAACATTTCTTTGGGTAAGGCTGGGCGCAGCCGCTGGTTGGGACGTCGTCCCCGTCCGCGCGCCGTGGCCATGAACCCGGTGGACCATCCGATGGGGGGTGGTGAGGGTCGTTCTTCCGGCGGACGGCATCCGTGCAGTCCGTATGGCATGCCGGCCAAGGGATTCAAGACCCGGAAGAAAAAGAAAACGTCGGATCGTTATATTCTGAGTCGGCGCAAGAAATAA
- the rplW gene encoding 50S ribosomal protein L23 — MSNDYYRVLEKPLITEKSTLMLEDGNRVMFQVKRDANKLQIKQAVEKIFSVTVLDVNTLNVKPKHKRFGRNVGYSKATKKAIVTLKDGDKIDFFEGA; from the coding sequence ATGTCCAACGATTATTACAGAGTTCTTGAGAAACCGCTCATCACTGAAAAAAGCACGTTGATGCTGGAAGACGGCAACCGTGTCATGTTTCAGGTGAAGCGGGATGCCAACAAGCTTCAGATCAAGCAGGCCGTGGAGAAGATCTTCAGCGTCACCGTGCTGGATGTGAACACCCTCAACGTCAAACCGAAACACAAGCGGTTCGGTCGCAACGTCGGTTACAGCAAGGCGACGAAGAAGGCCATCGTCACGTTGAAGGACGGCGACAAGATCGATTTTTTTGAAGGAGCGTAA
- the rplD gene encoding 50S ribosomal protein L4, which translates to MAEIEIVSTENKKVGTATLSPEVFESPIREHLVQQYVTMQLAARRSGTAATKEGRGEISGGGKKPWRQKGTGRARAGSSRSAIWRGGMTVFGPRPRAYTNKLSKKSRKIAIRSVLAERLQNNNIHIVESLNLEEAKTAQAVALLGKLGLPGSTLFLVAERNPNLELAVRNLPQANVLSVEGVNVFDLLVHDKLVCTPDSLKKLEERLS; encoded by the coding sequence ATGGCGGAAATCGAGATCGTCAGTACAGAAAACAAAAAGGTCGGAACGGCCACGCTGTCGCCGGAGGTGTTTGAATCTCCGATTCGCGAGCACCTGGTGCAGCAGTACGTCACCATGCAGTTGGCGGCGCGACGCAGTGGCACGGCAGCGACCAAGGAAGGCCGTGGCGAGATCAGCGGTGGCGGCAAGAAACCCTGGCGTCAAAAGGGAACCGGCCGCGCCCGCGCGGGCAGCAGCCGCTCCGCCATCTGGCGCGGCGGCATGACGGTCTTCGGACCGCGTCCGCGTGCCTACACCAACAAGCTTTCCAAGAAATCCCGCAAGATTGCCATCCGCTCTGTTCTTGCCGAGCGATTGCAGAACAACAATATTCATATCGTCGAATCCCTGAATCTGGAAGAAGCCAAAACCGCACAGGCCGTGGCCTTGCTGGGTAAGCTCGGGCTTCCGGGGAGCACTCTGTTCCTGGTCGCGGAAAGAAACCCGAACCTGGAATTGGCGGTGCGCAACCTGCCGCAAGCCAATGTGCTGTCGGTGGAAGGGGTGAATGTGTTCGACCTTCTGGTGCATGATAAGCTCGTGTGCACTCCCGACTCTCTCAAGAAATTGGAGGAGCGACTCAGCTGA
- the rplC gene encoding 50S ribosomal protein L3: MKGLLGKKLGMTQIFVENGDCVPVTVIQVERCVPVDKRTASKNGYESVVVAYGQRKPKHTNKPLQGFYNKVKAEPGRVLAEFRDMEVADDAMGQPLKVDAFAEGELVNVIGVSKGRGFSGVVRRYNFRGQPASRGTHESFRGGGSIGMHTYPGRTLKGQKMAGRMGGKKVHAKNLKVIRVDAGNNLLLVQGSVPGANGGLVRVIGTKTGGKK, translated from the coding sequence ATGAAAGGTTTGCTCGGTAAGAAATTGGGAATGACCCAGATATTCGTGGAGAACGGGGACTGCGTTCCCGTGACCGTGATCCAGGTCGAGCGGTGCGTGCCCGTTGACAAGCGCACCGCAAGCAAGAACGGATATGAATCCGTGGTGGTGGCCTACGGCCAGCGCAAACCCAAGCACACCAACAAGCCTTTGCAGGGTTTTTACAATAAGGTTAAGGCCGAACCCGGCCGCGTGCTGGCAGAGTTCCGCGACATGGAAGTGGCTGACGACGCCATGGGTCAGCCGCTCAAGGTGGATGCGTTCGCCGAAGGCGAGTTGGTGAATGTGATCGGCGTTTCGAAGGGACGCGGTTTTTCGGGTGTGGTCCGGCGGTACAACTTCCGCGGGCAGCCTGCATCGCGCGGCACGCACGAGTCGTTCCGCGGCGGCGGTTCCATCGGCATGCACACCTATCCCGGGCGCACGTTGAAGGGCCAGAAGATGGCAGGCCGCATGGGCGGCAAGAAGGTGCATGCCAAAAACCTGAAAGTCATCCGGGTGGATGCAGGCAACAACCTGCTCCTCGTCCAGGGATCGGTGCCGGGGGCCAATGGGGGTCTGGTTCGAGTGATCGGGACTAAAACCGGCGGCAAAAAATAA
- the rpsJ gene encoding 30S ribosomal protein S10, with product MSDQKIKIKLKAYDHKLLDWSVGEIVETTKRTGARVIGPIPLPTKRNRWTVLRSPHVDKKSREQFEIRTHKRILEILEPTPQTVDALMKLDLSGGVDIEIKL from the coding sequence ATGAGCGATCAGAAGATCAAAATCAAACTGAAGGCCTACGACCACAAGCTGCTGGACTGGTCGGTCGGAGAAATCGTCGAGACGACCAAGCGCACCGGCGCCCGCGTCATCGGCCCCATTCCTCTGCCGACAAAAAGGAACCGCTGGACCGTTCTGCGGTCCCCGCATGTGGACAAGAAATCGCGGGAGCAGTTCGAGATCCGGACCCATAAACGGATTCTGGAAATACTCGAACCCACTCCTCAAACCGTTGACGCGCTCATGAAGCTGGACCTCAGCGGTGGCGTGGACATTGAAATCAAACTGTAG
- the tuf gene encoding elongation factor Tu — protein sequence MAKEKFVRDKPHVNIGTIGHVDHGKTTLTAAITEVLSKKGMASSIAFDQIDKAPEEKERGITIAIAHVEYQTKERHYAHVDCPGHADYVKNMITGAAQMDGAILVLSATDGPMPQTREHILLARQVGVPKIVVFMNKCDMVDDPELLDLVELEVRELLNKYEFPGDDITVVRGSALQALENAEDDEKTKCIWELMDACDADIPVPERPIDKPFLMPIEDIFSISGRGTVATGRIETGVIKVGEEVEIVGFRPTTKTTVTGVEMFRKLLDDGQAGDNVGCLLRGTKRDDIERGQVLAKPGSITPHTKFKAEVYILTKEEGGRHTPFFNGYRPQFYFRTTDVTGVVTLPQGVEMVMPGDNVTFEVDLITPVAMAKELRFAIREGGRTVGAGIVSEITE from the coding sequence ATGGCAAAAGAAAAATTTGTGAGAGATAAACCCCACGTGAACATCGGAACCATCGGTCATGTCGATCATGGTAAAACCACGCTCACAGCGGCCATCACCGAAGTTCTTTCGAAAAAAGGGATGGCGTCGAGTATCGCGTTTGACCAGATCGATAAGGCCCCGGAAGAAAAAGAGCGCGGCATCACCATCGCCATCGCGCACGTGGAATACCAGACCAAAGAGCGTCACTATGCGCATGTGGATTGTCCCGGTCATGCCGACTACGTCAAGAACATGATCACCGGCGCGGCGCAGATGGACGGCGCGATCCTGGTTCTGAGCGCGACCGACGGCCCCATGCCGCAGACGCGCGAGCACATCCTGCTGGCCCGTCAGGTCGGCGTGCCCAAGATCGTCGTGTTCATGAACAAATGCGACATGGTGGATGACCCGGAACTGCTGGACCTGGTTGAGCTGGAAGTGCGCGAGTTGCTCAACAAGTATGAGTTTCCCGGCGATGACATCACCGTGGTTCGCGGCAGCGCCCTGCAGGCTCTGGAAAACGCCGAGGACGACGAAAAGACCAAGTGCATCTGGGAATTGATGGATGCGTGCGACGCGGACATCCCGGTCCCGGAACGCCCGATCGACAAGCCGTTCCTGATGCCGATCGAGGATATCTTCAGCATCTCCGGTCGTGGCACGGTTGCTACCGGCCGTATTGAGACCGGCGTCATCAAGGTGGGTGAGGAAGTCGAGATCGTGGGTTTCCGGCCGACCACCAAGACCACCGTCACCGGTGTTGAAATGTTCCGCAAGCTGCTGGACGACGGGCAGGCGGGCGACAACGTCGGCTGTCTGCTGCGCGGCACCAAGCGCGATGACATCGAGCGCGGCCAGGTTCTGGCCAAGCCCGGTTCCATCACGCCGCACACGAAGTTCAAAGCCGAAGTGTACATTCTGACGAAAGAAGAAGGTGGACGTCACACTCCGTTCTTCAACGGCTACCGTCCCCAGTTTTACTTCCGCACCACCGACGTCACGGGCGTTGTAACGTTGCCCCAAGGCGTGGAGATGGTCATGCCGGGCGACAACGTCACCTTCGAGGTGGATTTGATCACCCCTGTGGCAATGGCCAAAGAGTTGCGGTTCGCAATTCGTGAAGGCGGCCGGACTGTAGGCGCAGGAATTGTCAGCGAGATTACGGAATAA
- the fusA gene encoding elongation factor G, whose amino-acid sequence MSKKPKISQIRNIGIIAHIDAGKTTTTERILYYTGKSHKIGEVHEGSATMDWMQQEQERGITITSAATTCFWLEHQINIIDTPGHVDFTAEVERSLRVLDGAVGVFCAVGGVEPQSETVWRQATKYKVPRIGFVNKMDRAGADFLGCVKQMKDRLNANPVPVQLPIGSEADFIGLIDLVTMKANVYSDKQGKGEVYDTVEIPEEYLEQAQEYRDHLFEALADVDEALMEKYLAGEEMTEAEIRSALRKGALNLAFTPIFCGASFKNKGVQQLLDAVVNYLPAPDQVPAVVGENPNTQEEVACPVDESKPLAALAFKIMTDPFVGQLAYFRVYSGQLKSGTYLYNSTKNQKERVGRLLRMHANKREEVDVVGAGDIAAAIGFKKTFTGDTLCVEDHPVILEAISFPQPVISVAIEPKTKPEQEKLSDCLIKLQQEDPTFEVKVDKETSQTIISGMGELHLEILVDRMKREFNLDVSVSKPQVAYRETITKTIEHSHKYIKQTGGRGQYGHVEIQVEPRKAGEGFEFVNKIVGGSIPKEYIPAVQKGVQESMDRGVLCGYPMVDVRVTLNDGSYHDVDSSEMAFKICASIAFREAARKATPVLLEPVMDVEVVTPEEFMGDVIGHLNSKRGKVKDLGDRAGAKIVRCEVPLAGMFGYSTDLRSNTQGRANYSMEFLKYDVVPNAIAEELIAKSTGTSSEVTV is encoded by the coding sequence ATGAGTAAGAAACCCAAGATCAGTCAAATTCGAAATATCGGCATCATCGCGCACATCGACGCGGGCAAGACCACGACGACCGAGCGCATCCTTTATTACACCGGCAAGAGCCACAAGATCGGTGAAGTTCATGAGGGCAGCGCCACCATGGACTGGATGCAGCAGGAGCAGGAGCGCGGCATCACCATCACCTCCGCCGCCACCACGTGTTTCTGGCTGGAGCATCAGATCAATATCATTGATACCCCGGGCCACGTCGATTTCACCGCGGAAGTGGAGCGTTCGCTCCGTGTTCTGGACGGCGCCGTGGGTGTGTTCTGTGCCGTGGGCGGTGTGGAGCCGCAGTCGGAAACGGTATGGCGTCAGGCCACCAAATACAAGGTTCCGCGCATCGGGTTTGTGAATAAGATGGATCGTGCCGGCGCCGACTTCCTGGGTTGCGTCAAGCAGATGAAGGATCGGTTGAATGCCAATCCGGTGCCTGTGCAGCTGCCGATCGGTTCGGAGGCGGATTTCATCGGTCTCATCGATCTGGTCACCATGAAGGCCAACGTTTATTCCGACAAGCAGGGTAAGGGCGAAGTGTACGACACCGTGGAGATCCCGGAAGAGTACCTTGAGCAGGCGCAGGAGTATCGCGATCATCTGTTCGAAGCGCTGGCGGATGTGGATGAAGCGCTGATGGAAAAGTATCTGGCCGGTGAAGAGATGACGGAAGCGGAAATCCGGTCTGCGCTGCGCAAGGGCGCGCTCAATCTGGCGTTCACGCCGATCTTCTGCGGCGCCTCGTTCAAGAATAAAGGTGTGCAGCAACTGCTCGATGCGGTGGTCAACTACCTGCCCGCCCCGGACCAGGTTCCGGCGGTGGTCGGCGAGAACCCCAACACGCAGGAAGAGGTGGCGTGCCCGGTGGATGAGAGCAAGCCGCTGGCGGCGCTCGCGTTCAAGATCATGACCGATCCCTTTGTCGGTCAGCTTGCGTATTTCCGGGTGTATTCCGGTCAGCTCAAGAGCGGCACCTATCTGTACAATTCGACCAAGAATCAAAAAGAGCGCGTGGGGCGTCTGTTGCGCATGCATGCCAATAAGCGCGAGGAAGTGGATGTGGTCGGCGCCGGCGATATTGCCGCGGCGATCGGGTTCAAGAAGACGTTCACCGGCGACACCCTGTGTGTTGAAGATCATCCCGTTATTCTGGAAGCCATTTCCTTTCCGCAGCCCGTTATTTCCGTGGCCATCGAGCCCAAGACGAAGCCGGAGCAGGAGAAGCTTTCCGATTGTCTCATCAAGTTGCAGCAGGAAGATCCCACGTTTGAAGTGAAGGTGGATAAGGAGACTTCGCAGACCATCATTTCCGGCATGGGCGAGTTGCATCTGGAGATTCTGGTGGATCGCATGAAGCGCGAGTTCAATCTGGATGTGAGCGTGTCCAAGCCGCAGGTGGCGTACCGCGAAACCATCACCAAAACGATTGAGCATTCCCACAAATACATCAAACAGACCGGCGGCCGCGGCCAGTACGGCCATGTTGAGATTCAGGTCGAGCCCCGCAAGGCGGGCGAAGGCTTTGAGTTCGTCAACAAGATCGTCGGTGGCTCCATTCCGAAAGAGTACATTCCCGCAGTGCAGAAAGGGGTTCAGGAGTCGATGGACCGCGGCGTGTTGTGCGGCTATCCCATGGTGGATGTCCGGGTCACGTTGAATGACGGTTCGTATCACGACGTGGACTCCTCCGAGATGGCGTTCAAGATCTGTGCGTCCATTGCCTTCCGCGAGGCGGCACGAAAAGCCACTCCGGTGCTGTTGGAGCCTGTTATGGATGTGGAAGTGGTCACGCCCGAAGAGTTCATGGGTGATGTGATCGGGCATCTCAATTCGAAGCGCGGCAAGGTGAAGGACCTGGGTGACCGGGCCGGCGCCAAGATTGTGCGCTGTGAAGTGCCGTTGGCCGGCATGTTCGGGTATTCCACCGATCTTCGGTCGAACACCCAGGGCCGGGCCAACTATTCCATGGAATTTTTGAAATATGACGTGGTGCCGAATGCGATTGCGGAAGAGCTGATCGCCAAGTCCACCGGCACCTCGAGTGAAGTAACCGTATAA